CGGATCAGCTCGGCTTCGGCCGCGTCGTGGTGGGCAGGCGGGCGATCGACTTCAGCGCGGCCGTCACCGTCCGGTTCAGCGACTGAGCATCGGCTCCGGCGCGCGAGCGCAGGTTCACACCGTAGGCGAGCAAGCCGAGCAGCTCGGCCGATGCCTCCGGATCGGTTCCCGCGGCGAGTTGGCCGTCGGCCTCGGCCGTGACGAGCGCCGCGCGCATCGCGTCCCGCAACTCCTGATGATGCTGGTCGAGGACGGCACGGACCTCGGGCCCCTCATGCTCCGCGCCGGCATGCGCGTTGACGGCCATGCAGCCCCAGCGGGCGTACTCGCCCGAGCATCGCGCCTCGATCAGGCCGGCGAAGAAGTCGGCGATGGCGGGCAGCCCCCGCTCGTCCTGTGCGAGCCGGTGGAACGCCGGCCGGGCGCGGTGGTCGAGGTAGCGGCGCAGTGCGGCGAGGTAGAGCTCCTGCTTGCCACCGAAGGTCGCATAGAGGCTGGAGCGGTTGAGACCGGTCGCCGTCACGACGTCCTGAATGCCGGTCGAGGCCACGCCCTGCCGCCAGAACAGACGCTCCACCGTCTCCAGGGCCGCATCCGGGTCGAAGTGCTTGATGTCCGCCATGGTTCACCCGCCATCTTGAAACGACGATTTCAAGATACCCCCGCCCACCCTCCAGCCATTCATGCCGGATCCCTTGGCGCGGGATCACGCCGACGCTATCTTGAAACGGTCATTCCAAGTTAGTCGGAACGTCGACCGGGAGGAACGGACACCATGACCACACTCAACGCCGAGCTACGCGCCTTCTACGAAGCCCGCCAGCAGCAGATCCCCGCCGAGATACGGGAGATCATGCGCCGAGCCGGTCAGGAACTCGCCGACTCCGGGCAGGCCGACCGCGCCCTCGGCATCGGCGATCCCGCGCCCCGCTTCCGGCTGCCCTCGGCGACCGGTCGGACGGTGGCCCTGGACGACCTGCTCGCAGTGGGTCCGGTCGTCCTGACCTTCTACCGCGGCGCCTGGTGCCCCTACTGCAACATCGCCCTGCACGCCCTTCAGCAGCACCACACCGACATCACCGCGCACGGCGCACGACTGGTCGCCGTCTCCCCGCAGATCCCCGACGAGTCCCTCACCCTCACCGAGAAGCACGGCCTGGCCTTCGACGTCCTGAGCGACATCGGCTCCGACACCGCCAAGCAGTACGGCCTCGCCTTCGACCTCCCCGACGACCTGGCCGACGTCTACGACAAGCTCGGCTTCGACCTCCGGCGCGTCAACGACGGCCACCGGCGCACCCTGCCGCTGCCCGCCACCTACGTCATCGACCGCGCCGGCACCATCCGATGGGCCTTCGTCAACCCCGACTACACCACCCGAGCCGAACCCGCCGACATCCTCGCGGCGCTCGGGACGCTGGGCTGACGACCCATCACCGTGCCACGCCCGGCGGCGGAGACGGACGCTGCTTCCGGACCGCCCGAGGCGCGGCCGAGCGGCACAACACGGCAGCAGCAGGGGAAGCCGCTCACCTGCTGGTGCCCTGGCCGCAGGCCGAAGGCGGGGAGAGCACATCTTCGGGATCCCCGGTGAAGAGAACACCCGCCGGTCCAACGGCGGGCGACGGAGGAACCCCCGCTCGGGCACGACGAAGGCCCCCGGCCGACCCCCGTTATCTTCTTCGCGGTCCTGCAAGAGGACCGCTGGCCTCCGGGCCCGGCATGGCTGGTCCCCCCTGTCGAAAGCATGACCTGGGGGGTGGTGCCACCGGGCCCGAGAGGCGCCGTTGGAGACGCTGATGAGAGGTCCGACTACCGCCTGGCCCGGCGCAACGCCCGGCCGCTTGCGGGCGGCAGGTCTGCATAACGTGGATGCGCGCATACGACGCCAACGCCCTGGCCAGCACCGCACGAACCCCCCTCTGGAGGATGGGTTGGACGACATCGACGACGTGGGCGTCTTCCTCGGCCTGGACGTCGGCAAGAGCGCCCATCACGGGCACGGGCTGACCCCGGCCGGCAAGAAGGTCTTCGACAAGCAGCTGCCCAACAGCGAGCCGAAGCTGCGGGCCGTCTTCGACAAGCTGGCCGCGAAGTTCGGCACCGTGCTGGTGATCGTGGACCAGCCCGCCTCCATCGGAGCACTCCCGCTCACGGTCGCCCGGGACGCCGGCTGCAAGGTCGCCTACCTGCCCGGCCTGTCCATGCGGCGGATCGCCGATCTCTACCCGGGCGAGGCAAAAACCGACGCGAAGGACGCCGCGGTAATCGCGGACGCCGCACGGACCATGCCGCACACCCTGCGCTCGCTCCAGCTGACCGACGAGATCACCGCCGAGCTGACCGTGCTGGTGGGCTTCGACCAGGACCTGGCGGCCGAGGCGACCCGCACCTCCAACCGGATACGCGGCCTGCTCACCCAGTTCCACCCCAGCCTGGAACGCGTCCTCGGCCCGCGCCTGGACCACCCCGCCGTGACCTGGCTGCTGGAACGCTACGGATCCCCAGCCAGCCTGCGAAAGGCCGGTCGCCGCAAGCTCGTTGAGGTGATCCGGCCCAAGGCCCCGCGCATGGCCGCCCGGCTGATCGACGAGGTCTTCGACGCGCTCGACGAGCAGACCGTCGTGGTCCCGGGCACCGGCACCCTCGACCTCGTGATCCCCTCCCTGGCCCGCTCGCTCGCGGCCGTCCACGAACAGCGACGAGCCCTGGAAGCACAGATCGGACAGCTGCTGGAGGCTCACCCTCTTTCCGCGGTCCTGACCTCGATTCCGGGGGTCGCGGTCAGGACCGCCGCCACCTTGCTGGTCACCGTCGGCGACGGCACCAGCTTCCCCACCGCCGCCCACCTGGCCTCCTACGCCGGCCTCGCCCCGACCACCAAGTCATCGGGAACCTCGATCCACGGCGAACACGCGCCCAGAGGCGGCAACCGGCAACTCAAGCGGGCGATGTTCCTGTCCGCGTTCGCCGCCCTGCACGATCCCGCCTCCCGCACCTACTACGACCGATGCCGGGCCCGCGGGAAGACCCACACCCAGGCCCTCCTCCGTCTGGCCCGCCAGCGGATCAACGTGCTGTTCGCCATGCTCCGCGACGGCACCTTCTACGAACCCAGAACCCCACGCCTCGCTTGACGAAAGACATAGAGGCACCCCCCCCGGGCGCCAGGGAGGCGGCCCGCTAGGAACGGTCGCCACCCCCGGAAGAGCGGTGACCGCGACCGGGCCCACCGACGGTTTCCTGGGTGCCGCCTCTTTGAGAGGACGCATGGTGGGTCAGTACCTTCATGATCTCCGAGGCCAGCGCATCTGCCAGAGCGGGCGCGAGAGATTCCGCCAGCGCGGTCGCCAGGGTCTGTGCAAGCAGGACCCTTTCCAGTTCAGAAGAACGGGAGGGCGGGTGGGACAGGGACGCCACGACCGCTTCCATCAGGGCCCCCGCCATTGGATCCTTTCCACGCCGGACACCGGCACCGGCATGCGGAATTCCGGCATCGCGCACAATTTCCTCGAAGATCTCGTCGATGAAGGCCTCCAAGGGATCCCGTTCCGATTGTCCGCCCGACTCAGCTGCCATTCTGGTTCCTCAAGTCTTCGATTGCCGTACGGGGCCTGCCCCCCGATGCCGACGACTGCAAGGCTCGGGGGGCAGGGGGTCGCCATTTCCTCTTAGCGGCGCATGAGCGCAGCGAGGAGAAGCGGGTTGTCGATCAGCGACTCGCCACGCTCCTCACGGCGACGACGCATGAGCGCCGCAAGCAGCAGCGGGTGCTCGATGATCGACTCCTCGCCACGCTCCTCACGACGGCGCGCGAGCGCGGCGAGGAGAAGCGGGTGCTCGATGATCGACTCCCCGCCACGCTCCTCACGGCGACGACGCATGAGCGCCGCAAGCAGCAGCGGGTGCTCGATGATCGACTCCTCGCCACGCTCCTTACGACGGCGCATGAGCGCGGCGAGGAGAAGCGGATGCCCGATGATCGACTCCTCGCCGCCCTCTTCGCGGCGCCGCGCGAGCGCGGCGAGGAGAAGCGGATGGTCGACGATCGGTTCCTCGCCGCGCTCCTCGCGACGGGACAGCATCGCTGCCAGCAGGAGCGGACCGAAGGCGGATTCCTCGCCGAACTCTTCCTGGCCTGCCTCGGCCTTTTCTCGAGTGGGAGTCTCCGTCGTTGCCGTCATGGTTCCCTCTTTCTTTGACGCATGACTCAGCGGAGTACTCGACTGTCACCAGCGCGCACTCCGCCCTTCACCGCCATCGTCGAGGCATGCGACGCTGACCGCACTTCGATCATGCGCCACTGGGCCGCAGAAATTCCCGAGACTCACGCGAGTCGCGAGCGATGGCCACGGAATGAGGAAAATGAGGGAACGCATCCGCCCATCAGGTGTTCTCATCAGGGGCTCCTCGCCCGTCGAACCGCTTCATGCGCTCCAGAACCTGGTCTGTCTCCGGCTGCCGGAGTTCGTCCACGACGTGGCCGTCCGCGAGGAAGACCACCCGGTCCGCGTACGCGGCGGCGGCCGGGTCGTGAGTGACCATCACGATCGTCTGACCCATCCCGCGGACCAAGTGCCCGAGCAGCGAGAGCACCTCCGCTCCGGATCGTGTGTCCAGGTTGCCCGTCGGCTCGTCCGCGAAGATGATCTCGGGCCGGCCTGCCAGAGCCCTGGCGCAGGCGACGCGCTGCTGCTGTCCCCCGGAGAGCTCCCCGGGCCGGTGGGACAGCCGTTCCTCCAGGCCGAGTGCGGTGACGACCTGCTCCAGCCACCGCACATCCGGCCGCCGCCCCGCGATGCAGGTTGTCGCGGCCAGTAATACGCAGATTGATCCGCGTAACTTCCCACTTCTCTGCCTCGGCACGTGGGAAAAGGCTGGTGCTCCAGGTTGCGCAGAGGAACGTGGCCTTCGAACACCCCATCCCCTCGGCCCGCTCCCCCGCGCTCCTGCTCGTACGTCCACGTAAGGTGAAACCGTGAAGCTCGCGCAGCCCGTCGCCGGCACGGTCAGGGCCCGTATCCGCTCCGCGGTACGGCCCTGCGTTCTGGTCGCCGTCCTGCTCGGGCTGTTTCTCATGCACGGCGGTCCGGCCGCGGCCGCCGGCGGCTGCCACGGGGGCATGCCGGACACCACCGCCATGCGATCGGGTTCGGGTTCGGCCCCGGCTTCGGGGCATGCCGTGATGGCCGCGCACCCCGCCGAGCGCTCCCTGGCCGCGCACTCCATGGCTGCGGCCCCCGCCGACCGCCCCCTGGCCGTGGGCGCCAAAGCCGTCCCTCGCGCGCACGACGCCATGCCGGGCGCTCTGTGCCTCGCCGTCACCCCCCGCTCCGAGATCCCGTCGGCCCCGGCCGCCGCGGCCGGCCTCGTGGTTCCGGTTGCCCTCGTGCTGCCGTGGGCCCGGCGGGCGTCCGGCGGTACCCGGCGCCGGGGGCCGCCGGGCGGTGGGCGGGAACTGCTTCTCCAGGTGTGTATCGCGCGGACGTGACGAGACCCCGGGGCTCGGCGCTCGGCTCGTTGCCGTCGTCCCGCTCAGGTCTCACCCGTTCGGCCGCGCCGTCTCACGGCGCCCACCTGGAAAGACACATCCATGTCCAAGCTCTTCCGCACGCCCCGCCGCGCCCTCGCGGCGGCCGCCGCCACCGCGGCGCTCACCCTGACCCTCGCCGCCTGCGGCTCAAGCTCCGGCGCCGGCTCCGGCAGTGACAACGGCCATGGCGGAGCCATGGCCGGCATGCACCACGGCTCCACGCCGTCCGCCCCGGCCTCCTCCGACGACATGGCGTCGATGCCCGGCATGGGATCGGCGTCCCCCGGCAACGGCCTGGCCGCCCAGAAGGACGGCTACCGGATGGCCTCCACCACCTCCGCGCTGCCCGCCGGCAAGGCGACCGGGTACCGCTTCACCATCACGGGCCCGGACGGAAAGCCGGTCACCGGCTTCGCCGTCGACCAGACCCAGCGGATGCACTTCTACGCCATCCGCTCCGACCTCACCGGCTTCCAGCACCTGCACCCCACCATGGCCCGCAGCGGCACCTGGACCGCGCCGCTGGCCGCGCTGCAGCCGGGCACCTGGCGGCTGTACGCCTCCTTCACCCCCGACAGCGGCTCCGGCAAAGGCCAGGGCTTCGTCCTCAGCCGCACCGTGAAGGTGTCCGGCATGGCGATGACCTCGCCCCTGCCCGAGGCGTCCGGCACGACCACCGTCGACGGGTACACCGTGACGGTCAAGGGCGACTTGATGGCTGGCATGGCCCACCAGCTGACCGCCACCGTCACCAAGGACGGCAAGCCGGTCACCGACCTCCAGCCCTACCTCGACACCTACGCCCACCTGACCGCCTTCCACCAGGGCGATCTGGCCTT
Above is a genomic segment from Streptomyces fodineus containing:
- a CDS encoding TetR/AcrR family transcriptional regulator; protein product: MADIKHFDPDAALETVERLFWRQGVASTGIQDVVTATGLNRSSLYATFGGKQELYLAALRRYLDHRARPAFHRLAQDERGLPAIADFFAGLIEARCSGEYARWGCMAVNAHAGAEHEGPEVRAVLDQHHQELRDAMRAALVTAEADGQLAAGTDPEASAELLGLLAYGVNLRSRAGADAQSLNRTVTAALKSIARLPTTTRPKPS
- a CDS encoding peroxiredoxin-like family protein, producing the protein MTTLNAELRAFYEARQQQIPAEIREIMRRAGQELADSGQADRALGIGDPAPRFRLPSATGRTVALDDLLAVGPVVLTFYRGAWCPYCNIALHALQQHHTDITAHGARLVAVSPQIPDESLTLTEKHGLAFDVLSDIGSDTAKQYGLAFDLPDDLADVYDKLGFDLRRVNDGHRRTLPLPATYVIDRAGTIRWAFVNPDYTTRAEPADILAALGTLG
- a CDS encoding IS110 family transposase, whose translation is MDDIDDVGVFLGLDVGKSAHHGHGLTPAGKKVFDKQLPNSEPKLRAVFDKLAAKFGTVLVIVDQPASIGALPLTVARDAGCKVAYLPGLSMRRIADLYPGEAKTDAKDAAVIADAARTMPHTLRSLQLTDEITAELTVLVGFDQDLAAEATRTSNRIRGLLTQFHPSLERVLGPRLDHPAVTWLLERYGSPASLRKAGRRKLVEVIRPKAPRMAARLIDEVFDALDEQTVVVPGTGTLDLVIPSLARSLAAVHEQRRALEAQIGQLLEAHPLSAVLTSIPGVAVRTAATLLVTVGDGTSFPTAAHLASYAGLAPTTKSSGTSIHGEHAPRGGNRQLKRAMFLSAFAALHDPASRTYYDRCRARGKTHTQALLRLARQRINVLFAMLRDGTFYEPRTPRLA